From Manduca sexta isolate Smith_Timp_Sample1 unplaced genomic scaffold, JHU_Msex_v1.0 HiC_scaffold_2979, whole genome shotgun sequence, the proteins below share one genomic window:
- the LOC119192604 gene encoding uncharacterized protein LOC119192604, with product MDALSCDLYNMELVELVENIESMELMSSQHDEELYELCDKMEQTQVETTIQKGDGSRKRSASTLLSGEEIKRKKKLHLVAPSTLSSSTNNTVSTEFDDKIECPQCQVHVLKKYLTNHVKSNTHKNNVIRRDNDFSNVQLIDSAFGNRLVTYRVKSNFISDHLFETPELFLKNITSVMYKLLERSILEHSVVKVNFILNANFIQETKIYVILLTFRYLIIFLSRG from the exons ATGGATGCATTGAGCTGTGATTTATACAACATGGAACTCGTCGAACTTGTCGAAAACATCGAATCAATGGAACTGATGTCATCGCAACATGACGAAGAACTTTACGAGCTCtgtgataaaatggaacaaacaCAAGTCGAAAC AACTATTCAGAAAGGAGATGGCAGCAGGAAGAGATCAGCGTCGACGTTACTGAGTGGAGAGGAAATAAAGAGGAAGAAAAAGCTTCACCTTGTAGCCCCATcgacattatcatcatcaacaaACAATACTGTAAGTACAgaatttgatgataaaattgaatgtccTCAATGTCAAGtacatgtgttaaaaaaatatctgaccaACCACGTAAAGagcaatacacataaaaataatgtaatcagaagggataatgatttttctaatgttcAATTGATTGATAGCGCTTTCGGTAATAGACTTGTTACATACAGAGTGAAATCTAATTTCATTTCAGACCATTTGTTTGAAACAcctgaattatttttgaaaaatattacaagcgtTATGTATAAACTACTAGAACGATCTATCCTTGAACACTCTgttgtaaaagttaattttattctcaatgctaactttatacaagaaacaaaaatctACGTAATACTTTTGACTTTCAGATATCTAATTATCTTTTTGTCAAGGGGATGA